One genomic window of Arachis stenosperma cultivar V10309 chromosome 10, arast.V10309.gnm1.PFL2, whole genome shotgun sequence includes the following:
- the LOC130956162 gene encoding membralin-like protein At1g60995: MDPEQTFIRVQERFSQMLTPKLRVALEYMYLVIAITLFCILVVMHANYVQQPGCSSELSGVDTTEAQLILIKITSAGFWSHVDSESSKIDSAGTDVAKDKIEVANVNGDELTFLASKFWWNWIGSGARRGKLVFRFWKTDTHQAETSTSSQSSRPVIEETVIKNDKEEHRNGFTLSAKETLKAAITHFGRKWYRRISFIWRHTVQIIRNFQKLWDIAGIRLNLDIPKWMHILHLEKFNSNAVQWLTKASKSEPTYLYTTEKGYFLLPESAKFRHNVRTVNVSISAWHSCFGNRWQQLLINRFVGYDTILINSLLSSPGQGYLYNYQTKEFYNLSYAQEPPEGPARFGDYLVTKCGVLMMSLFVFFTTTMSVSFTLRETQTRMLKFTVQLQHHARHRLPTFQLIFVHVIESLVFVPIMIGILFFLFEFYDDQLLAFMVLILVWLCELFTLISVRTPISMKFFPRFFLLYFLVFHIYFFSYSYGFSYLALSTTAAFMQHLILYFWNRFEVPALQRFMQNRRSHQQDFHITSSTILASTLHITRLNTRNQGVTNTDSNSGAGFRPGFDPSAPQNSAGVAEPPGRPENNQDSVANPVQIPGQADIRQAEGGPNPGSMNSFSSMLLWILGGASSEGLNSFFSMFRDVRDQGQVFAETPHDENRENQDNDR; the protein is encoded by the exons ATGGATCCAGAGCAGACCTTCATACGCGTGCAGGAGAGGTTTTCGCAGATGTTAACCCCAAAACTCAGAGTTGCTTTAGAGTATATGTATCTTGTTATTGCCATCACCTTGTTCTGTATTCTCGTTGTTATGCACGCCAATTACGTTCAGCAG CCCGGTTGTTCAAGTGAGCTATCTGGAGTCGACACAACAGAAGCCCAACTAATTCTGATTAag ATAACCAGTGCTGGCTTTTGGTCGCATGTTGATTCTGAATCAAGCAAAATAGATTCTGCTGGAACGGATGTTGCAAAAGATAAAATAGAGGTTGCTAATGTCAATGGAGATGAATTGACATTTTTGGCTTCAAAGTTTTGGTGGAATTGGATTGGTTCAGGTGCTAGGAGGGGAAAATTGGTGTTTAGGTTTTGGAAGACAGATACTCATCAAGCTGAAACCTCTACAAGTAGCCAAAGTTCTAGGCCAGTGATTGAAGAAACTGtcataaaaaatgataaagaGGAGCATAGAAATGGTTTTACTTTATCAGCCAAAGAGACCCTAAAAGCCGCTATTACACATTTTGGCAGAAAATGGTACAGGCGGATCTCCTTTATTTGGAGACACACAGtgcagataattagaaatttccAGAAGCTGTGG GATATTGCTGGTATACGCCTAAATCTTGATATTCCCAAATGGATGCATATCCTTCATTTGGAGAAGTTTAACAGTAATGCAG TGCAATGGCTTACAAAGGCGAGCAAATCTGAACCTACATATTTGTACACTACGGAAAAG GGTTATTTCTTGTTACCTGAAAGTGCAAAGTTCCGTCATAATGTACGAACTGTCAATGTTAGCATATCAGCTTGGCACTCATGCTTTGGAAATAG gtggcagcaactaCTCATAAACAGATTTGTTGGATATGATACAATTTTAATCAACAGTTTATTAAGTTCTCCTGGCCAAG GTTATCTGTATAACTACCAAACAAAGGAATTCTATAACCTTAGCTATGCACAAGAACCTCCAGAAGGCCCAGCTAGGTTTGGAG ACTACCTAGTAACAAAATGCGGTGTGCTTATGATGTCcttgtttgtattttttactACCACAATGTCTGTATCATTTACATTGAGAGAAACACAGACTCGTATGCTGAAGTTTACAG TGCAGCTTCAACACCATGCTCGGCATCGCCTTCCGACATTTCAGTTGATCTTTGTACATGTAATTGAATCACTGGTTTTTGTTCCT ATTATGATTGGTATTCTGTTCTTTCTCTTTGAGTTTTATGACGACCAGCTGCTTGCCTTCATGGTCTTGATTCTTGTCTGGTTGTGCGAACTCTTTACTCTCATTAg TGTCCGAACGCCAATTTCAATGAAGTTCTTCCCTCGCTTCTTTTTGCTGTATTTTCTGGTCTTTCACATATATTTCTTCTCTTATTCATATG GTTTTTCATATTTGGCTCTATCTACTACAGCAGCTTTTATGCAACATCTGATCCTGTACTTTTGGAATCGTTTTGAG GTACCGGCATTGCAAAGATTCATGCAAAATAGACGGTCACATCAACAAGACTTTCACATTACCTCATCTACTATTCTTGCGTCAACCTTGCACATCACAAGATTGAACACAAGAAACCAAGGAGTAACTAACACAGATTCAAATTCAGGGGCAGGGTTCAGGCCGGGGTTTGATCCATCGGCGCCTCAGAACAGTGCAGGAGTTGCTGAGCCTCCAGGACGACCAGAAAACAATCAAGACAGCGTAGCCAACCCCGTGCAGATTCCTGGGCAAGCTGACATTCGACAAGCAGAAGGCGGTCCGAACCCCGGTTCCATGAATTCATTCAGTTCTATGTTATTATGGATCTTAGGAGGTGCTTCATCTGAGGGTCTCAACTCGTTTTTTTCAATGTTCAGAGATGTTAGAGACCAAGGACAAGTTTTTGCTGAAACTCCTCACGATGAAAACCGTGAGAATCAGGATAATGACAGATAG
- the LOC130958102 gene encoding uncharacterized protein LOC130958102: MGRHRTTNSQASDFHLFSFSNKMPKSKSKSIKEMSKAYKSLVSKKHHDKKEDEGITAHQRFVENDDKKRVDEDIWSPKFLSRVASRRSKTPTPQTKSLFRIGSRRCTTPTPTSLSRSSSPSKNINDNDDNNNNNNNNSSSSGNNNNNVLPEISSNPLKRILSRRGTTSGPLLRSNSKLEISGPELIYHAGSHRHGASSIINDMGMWIPGDSENVPEVSVSSNLSRRLTTPILFSQTTVRRKPPEVEKIIECTLEDLCFGCTKKIKVTRDVIKHPGVMVQEIEILKIEVKPGWRKGTKIKFEGKGDEKPGYLPADIVFIIEEKKHNLFRREGNNDLEICIEIPLVDALTGCSLPIPVLGGEKLTLSFENTVVYPGYVKVIEGQGMPTIKNDGKRGDLHVKFLVDFPKELSDEQRQETFRILENCC, encoded by the exons ATGGGAAGGCACCGAACTACGAACTCACAAGCATCTGATTTTcaccttttctctttctctaaTAAGATGCCAAAATCAAAATCTAAATCCATTAAAGAAATGAGCAAGGCCTACAAATCCCTTGTATCCAAAAAGCACCATGACAAGAAAGAAGATGAG GGGATAACAGCACACCAAAGATTTGTGGAGAATGATGATAAAAAAAGAGTGGATGAGGATATTTGGAGTCCAAAATTTTTGTCAAGGGTAGCAAGCAGAAGATCCAAGACACCAACACCACAAACAAAGTCCCTCTTTAGAATTGGAAGCCGGCGTTGCACCACGCCAACGCCGACCTCCCTATCAAGAAGTTCTAGCCCCAGCAAGAACATCAATGATAacgatgataataataataataacaataataatagtagtagtagtggtaataataataataatgtgtTACCAGAAATTAGTTCAAATCCTCTAAAGAGGATCTTGAGCAGAAGAGGAACCACATCAGGTCCATTGTTAAGGAGCAATAGCAAATTGGAAATATCAGGGCCAGAGTTGATATACCATGCAGGATCTCATCGTCATGGTGCATCTTCTATAATCAATGATATGGGAATGTGGATTCCTGGGGATTCTGAAAATGTTCCTGAAGTGTCGGTGTCAAGCAATCTGAGCCGTAGATTGACAACACCTATCTTATTTTCACAGACAACAGTTAGAAGGAAACCACCAGAAGTTGAGAAGATCATAGAGTGCACACTTGAGGACTTGTGCTTTGGATGCACCAAAAAGATTAAAGTTACCAGAGATGTTATCAAACATCCCGG GGTAATGGTCCAAGAGATTGAGATTTTAAAGATTGAAGTGAAGCCAGGATGGAGAAAaggaacaaagataaaattTGAGGGAAAGGGTGATGAGAAACCTGGATACCTCCCTGCTGATATAGTGTTCATAATTgaagaaaagaaacacaattTGTTTAGAAGAGAAGGCAATAATGACTTGGAAATATGTATTGAGATTCCTCTAGTAGATGCACTCACGGGGTGCTCTTTACCAATTCCTGTATTAGGAGGGGAGAAGTTGACTTTGTCATTTGAGAATACTGTTGTATACCCTGGATATGTGAAGGTTATTGAAGGTCAAGGCATGCCAACCATTAAAAACGATGGGAAAAGAGGTGACCTCCATGTCAAGTTTCTAGTTGACTTCCCCAAAGAATTGAGTGATGAACAACGGCAAGAAACTTTTAGAATCTTAGAAAATTGTTGCTAA
- the LOC130956666 gene encoding GATA transcription factor 7-like, whose protein sequence is MDNPKIGELELKKSASKKEEMKNDERCSSTALINTLPDPRGGKRCFVASICSLGSDGSASGMLGGRRRRNRRHERRVVLHSDDRNRYCTNYYCKTTRSPMWRKGPLGYKTLCNACGIDYMKQVTSRGSEIATLPDEAELGSDHSKSQDSADV, encoded by the exons ATGGATAATCCAAAAATTGGAGAATTAGAGTTGAAGAAATCAGCAAGCAAGAAGGAAGAGATGAAGAATGATGAACGTTGTTCATCAACAGCTCTCATTAACACTCTTCCCGATCCAAGAGGCGGCAAGAGATGCTTCGTGGCCTCTATCTGCAGCCTTGGTTCAGATGGCAGTGCAAGCGGCATGCTCGGTGGCCGGCGCCGTCGCAACCGGCGGCATGAAAGAAGAGTGGTTCTGCATAGTGATGATCGGAATAGATACTGCACAAATTATTATTGCAAGACAACAAGATCTCCAATGTGGCGCAAGGGACCTCTCGGATATAAG ACTTTGTGTAATGCGTGTGGGATTGATTACATGAAGCAGGTTACGAGCAGAGGCAGTGAGATTGCTACACTTCCAGATGAGGCAGAATTAGGATCAGATCATTCAAAATCACAAGACTCTGCAGATGTTTAA
- the LOC130956667 gene encoding uncharacterized protein LOC130956667 encodes MRRDQRSPKQNSILSSQYVVCEGRYNCRFEALDRTLTNLMSVTDQHKTHQPFGGKIVVLGGDFRQILPVIPKGSRHDILASAINSSHLWSFCKVLKLHTNMRLLMSSSDQDEGEIKIFANWILDVGNENIGSIVGDESKVEIPDDLLITTTDDPLSHLVDFAYPNLLQNMSDYRYFQSRAILAPTLKSVEKVNNFVLTIFPGMEKEYLSSNTTCQADENEDVK; translated from the coding sequence ATGAGGAGAGATCAGAGAAGTCCAAAACAGAATTCAATTTTAAGTTCTCAATATGTTGTATGCGAGGGAAGGTACAACTGCCGTTTTGAAGCACTTGATCGGACGCTCACGAATCTTATGTCAGTTACCGATCAACATAAGACACATCAACCATTTGGTGGTAAGATTGTTGTTCTAGGAGGTGATTTCAGACAGATACTTCCGGTGATTCCAAAAGGAAGTAGACACGATATATTAGCATCCGCTATTAACTCATCCCATCTGTGGTCATTTTGTAAGGTTCTGAAATTGCATACGAATATGAGGCTTCTAATGTCTTCTTCGGATCAAGATGAAGGTGAAATAAAGATATTTGCTAATTGGATACTTGATGTTGGAAATGAAAATATTGGCTCTATTGTTGGTGATGAATCAAAAGTTGAAATTCCAGATGATCTATTGATTACAACTACTGATGATCCTCTATCTCATTTGGTAGACTTTGCATATCCAAATTTGTTGCAAAACATGTCAGATTACAGATATTTTCAGAGTAGAGCAATTCTTGCACCCACACTTAAGAGTGTCGAGAAGGTAAACAATTTTGTCTTGACAATCTTTCCAGGGATGGAAAAGGAGTATTTGAGCTCTAACACAACATGTCAAGCTGATGAGAATGAAGATGTAAAATAA